The following coding sequences are from one Pseudomonas mendocina window:
- a CDS encoding phosphoribosylaminoimidazolesuccinocarboxamide synthase: MSTPTTLSLKKIYSGKVRDLYEIDDKRMLMVATDRLSAFDVILEQPIPEKGKILTAISNFWFDKLADVVPNHFTGDTIEDVVPAAELPLVEGRAVVAKRLKPVAVEAIVRGYIAGSGWKEYQKSGTVCGIALPAGLKEAAKLPQPIFTPSTKAAVGDHDENISFEQCEAIIGAELAAKVRDTAIALYSAAVEYAATRGIIIADTKFEFGLDEDGTLTLMDEVLTPDSSRFWPADSYVEGQNPPSFDKQFVRDWLESTGWNKQPPAPAVPADVAQKTADKYREALTRLTV, translated from the coding sequence ATGAGCACACCCACCACCCTGAGCCTCAAAAAGATCTACTCGGGCAAGGTTCGCGACCTCTACGAAATCGACGACAAGCGTATGCTGATGGTGGCCACTGATCGTCTGTCGGCATTCGACGTGATCCTCGAGCAGCCGATTCCGGAGAAGGGCAAGATCCTTACCGCCATCTCCAACTTCTGGTTCGACAAGCTGGCTGACGTGGTGCCCAACCACTTCACCGGCGACACGATCGAGGACGTCGTGCCGGCTGCCGAACTGCCGCTGGTCGAAGGCCGCGCCGTGGTCGCCAAGCGCCTCAAGCCGGTTGCCGTGGAGGCCATCGTACGCGGTTATATCGCCGGCTCCGGCTGGAAGGAATATCAGAAGAGCGGCACCGTCTGCGGCATCGCCCTGCCGGCGGGCCTGAAGGAAGCGGCAAAGCTGCCGCAACCGATCTTCACCCCCTCGACCAAGGCCGCCGTGGGCGATCATGACGAGAACATCAGCTTCGAGCAGTGCGAAGCCATCATCGGCGCCGAACTGGCCGCCAAGGTGCGTGACACCGCCATCGCGCTGTACAGCGCTGCCGTCGAGTACGCCGCTACCCGCGGCATCATCATCGCCGACACCAAGTTCGAATTCGGCCTGGACGAAGATGGCACCCTGACCCTGATGGACGAAGTGCTGACTCCGGATTCCAGCCGCTTCTGGCCAGCCGACAGCTACGTCGAAGGCCAGAACCCACCGAGTTTCGACAAGCAATTCGTGCGTGACTGGTTGGAGTCCACCGGCTGGAACAAACAGCCCCCGGCCCCGGCTGTACCGGCAGACGTTGCGCAGAAGACCGCTGACAAGTACCGCGAAGCACTGACCCGCCTGACGGTATAA
- the bamC gene encoding outer membrane protein assembly factor BamC, with protein MKRLAGFSALALIVSSTSGCGWLWGENGYFRDRGTDYLEARQTAPMQLPPDVQAKRLDPLLPVPAQIASSTETPAEFEVPRPLALQVRVDEREFSLQRSGDSRWVVAQRVPAEVWPLARQFFEDNGFRIAEERPQTGEFTTSWQRFDELSAGMARRLSSRVSGVAPDAETRVRVRIEPGVQRNTSEVFVTSAERPAGSTADVGFAARSGNASLEAALLDEMLVSMARGVEQGGSVSLLAARDFDAPSRVSLSEDGNGNPVLNLGADFDRAWSGVARSLELADVRVDDLNRSLGLYYINLAEGAQVNEEKPGFFGRMFGSAPSKEEIEARAERYQVRLTPVGDGVQVTVEKDLNTVAPADVSRRVLSLIQDNLG; from the coding sequence ATGAAGCGACTGGCCGGATTTTCCGCCCTTGCTCTGATCGTCTCCAGCACCAGCGGTTGTGGTTGGCTCTGGGGTGAAAATGGCTATTTCCGTGATCGGGGCACTGATTATCTGGAGGCGCGTCAAACCGCCCCGATGCAGCTGCCGCCCGATGTCCAAGCCAAGCGTCTCGACCCGCTGTTGCCGGTGCCGGCACAGATCGCCAGCAGTACTGAAACCCCGGCGGAGTTCGAAGTGCCGCGTCCGCTGGCACTGCAGGTGCGCGTCGATGAGCGCGAGTTCAGTCTGCAGCGCAGTGGCGATTCGCGTTGGGTCGTGGCCCAGCGCGTACCGGCCGAAGTCTGGCCGCTGGCTCGCCAGTTCTTCGAGGACAACGGCTTCCGTATCGCCGAAGAGCGTCCGCAGACCGGTGAATTCACCACCTCCTGGCAGCGTTTCGACGAACTCTCCGCCGGCATGGCGCGTCGCCTGAGCAGCCGTGTTTCCGGCGTTGCACCGGATGCCGAAACCCGCGTGCGCGTGCGCATCGAGCCGGGCGTACAGCGCAACACCAGTGAAGTCTTCGTGACCAGTGCCGAGCGTCCGGCCGGCAGCACGGCCGATGTCGGCTTCGCCGCCCGCAGTGGCAACGCCAGCCTGGAAGCCGCACTGCTCGACGAAATGCTGGTAAGCATGGCGCGTGGTGTGGAGCAGGGCGGTTCGGTTTCCCTGCTTGCCGCTCGCGACTTCGATGCGCCCAGTCGCGTCAGCCTGAGCGAAGACGGCAACGGCAACCCGGTACTCAACCTTGGTGCCGATTTCGACCGCGCCTGGTCCGGCGTCGCCCGCTCGCTGGAGCTTGCCGACGTACGCGTCGACGACCTCAACCGCAGCCTTGGCCTGTACTACATCAACCTGGCCGAAGGTGCCCAGGTCAATGAAGAGAAGCCAGGCTTCTTCGGTCGCATGTTCGGCAGCGCGCCGAGCAAGGAAGAGATCGAAGCCCGCGCCGAGCGCTATCAGGTTCGCCTGACCCCAGTTGGCGATGGCGTGCAGGTCACCGTGGAAAAAGACCTCAACACCGTTGCCCCGGCCGATGTATCGCGCCGTGTGCTGAGCCTGATCCAGGACAACCTCGGCTGA
- the dapA gene encoding 4-hydroxy-tetrahydrodipicolinate synthase, protein MIAGSMVALVTPMDAQGGLDWEALSKLVDFHLQEGTNAIVAVGTTGESATLDVGEHIEVIKRVVKQVAGRIPVIAGTGGNSTRESVELTRAAQEVGADAALLVTPYYNKPTQEGLYLHFRHIAEAVAIPQILYNVPGRTVCDMLPETVERLSKIDNIIGIKEATGDLQRAQEVLDRVSKDFLVYSGDDATAVELMLLGGKGNISVTANVAPRAMSDLCAAAMRGEAAIARAINDRLMPLHKALFLESNPIPVKWALHEMGLMGDGIRLPLTWLSPRCHEPLRQAMRQCGVLA, encoded by the coding sequence ATGATTGCGGGCAGTATGGTGGCACTGGTCACGCCCATGGATGCGCAGGGTGGTCTGGATTGGGAGGCCCTGAGCAAATTGGTGGATTTCCACCTGCAAGAGGGCACCAATGCCATCGTCGCGGTCGGCACCACGGGTGAGTCCGCCACGCTGGACGTGGGCGAGCACATCGAAGTGATCAAACGCGTGGTCAAGCAGGTTGCCGGTCGCATCCCAGTGATCGCTGGCACCGGTGGCAACTCCACCCGCGAATCGGTCGAGCTGACCCGTGCCGCTCAGGAAGTCGGCGCCGACGCGGCGCTTCTGGTCACCCCTTACTACAACAAGCCGACTCAGGAAGGCCTGTACCTGCACTTCCGCCACATCGCCGAAGCCGTGGCCATCCCGCAGATCCTCTACAACGTACCGGGCCGCACCGTGTGCGACATGCTGCCGGAGACCGTCGAGCGCCTGTCGAAGATCGACAACATCATCGGTATCAAGGAAGCCACCGGCGACCTGCAGCGCGCCCAGGAAGTGCTGGATCGCGTCAGCAAGGACTTCCTCGTCTACTCCGGTGACGATGCCACTGCCGTGGAACTGATGCTGCTCGGTGGCAAAGGCAACATCTCCGTTACCGCCAATGTCGCGCCGCGTGCGATGAGCGACCTGTGCGCCGCCGCCATGCGTGGCGAGGCGGCTATCGCCCGCGCCATCAACGACCGCCTGATGCCGCTGCACAAGGCGCTGTTCCTGGAATCCAACCCGATTCCGGTGAAATGGGCACTGCACGAAATGGGCTTGATGGGCGACGGTATTCGCCTGCCGCTGACCTGGCTCAGCCCGCGTTGTCACGAACCGCTGCGCCAGGCCATGCGCCAGTGCGGTGTATTGGCTTAA
- a CDS encoding glycine cleavage system protein R: MSTPPVREQFLVISALGRDAMALTNLLSRTSHENRCAVISTRLSRHGEFSALVLQVSGSWDALARLESGLPALAKKHDFSVNVIRSAAAEVRPQALPYVAYVSAVYRPDILNELCQFFIDHRVELESLTCDTYQAPQTGGTMLNATLTVTLPAGTQISWLRDQFLDFADALNLDALIEPWRPQNP; the protein is encoded by the coding sequence ATGTCCACCCCCCCCGTTCGCGAACAATTCCTCGTTATCAGTGCCCTCGGCCGCGATGCCATGGCCCTGACCAACCTGCTCAGCCGCACCAGCCATGAAAACCGCTGTGCCGTTATCAGCACCCGCCTGAGCCGCCATGGAGAGTTCAGCGCCCTGGTGCTACAGGTATCCGGTAGCTGGGATGCCCTGGCTCGCCTGGAGTCCGGCCTGCCCGCGCTGGCCAAGAAGCATGATTTCTCGGTCAATGTGATTCGCAGCGCCGCCGCCGAAGTTCGCCCGCAGGCTCTGCCGTACGTTGCCTACGTCAGTGCGGTGTATCGCCCGGACATTCTCAACGAGCTGTGCCAGTTCTTCATCGACCACCGTGTCGAGCTGGAAAGCCTGACCTGCGACACCTACCAGGCGCCACAGACCGGCGGCACCATGCTCAACGCCACGCTGACCGTGACACTGCCAGCGGGCACGCAGATCAGTTGGCTGCGTGACCAATTCCTGGACTTTGCCGATGCATTGAATCTGGATGCGCTGATCGAACCCTGGCGCCCACAGAACCCGTGA
- a CDS encoding peroxiredoxin, which translates to MTVAIDQPVADFQAQATSGQQVKLSDLKGKQVVLYFYPKDATPGCTTEGMDFRARFEQFRAANTVIFGVSMDSLKKHESFKCKQEFPFELISDEAHELCDQFGVYQLKKNYGKEYMGIVRSTFLIDKDGVLREEWRNLKVAGHVDKVLAAAEALHKG; encoded by the coding sequence ATGACCGTAGCCATCGACCAACCCGTCGCCGACTTCCAGGCCCAGGCCACCAGTGGCCAGCAGGTGAAGCTGTCCGATCTCAAGGGCAAGCAGGTGGTGCTGTACTTCTACCCGAAAGACGCCACACCGGGCTGCACCACCGAGGGCATGGACTTCCGCGCCCGCTTCGAACAGTTCCGGGCGGCCAATACAGTGATCTTCGGTGTGTCGATGGACAGCCTGAAGAAACACGAAAGTTTCAAGTGCAAGCAGGAGTTCCCCTTCGAGCTGATCAGCGACGAGGCGCATGAGCTGTGCGACCAGTTCGGCGTCTATCAGTTGAAGAAGAACTACGGCAAGGAGTACATGGGCATCGTGCGTAGCACCTTCCTGATCGACAAGGATGGCGTGCTGCGCGAGGAATGGCGCAACCTGAAGGTTGCCGGCCACGTCGACAAGGTGTTGGCCGCCGCCGAGGCGCTGCACAAGGGCTAA
- a CDS encoding AI-2E family transporter, giving the protein MVKVLRDWVHRYFSDEQAVVLAVLLVLGFGIVLTLGGMLAPVLTGMVLAFLMQGLVNGLERLKVPQVLAVWIVFTLFMGGLAVFLLVLMPLLWQQLSTLFNELPRMAAEWQSMFLLLPERYPNLITDAQIVQLMDSMRGETGKMGQWALSFSLSSLPMLMSLMIYLVLVPILVFFFLKDRELIGQWFRGYLPRERALITQVAQEMNEQIANYIRGKFIEIVVCGVATYIAFAYLGLNYAALLALLVGLSVVVPYIGAVVVTVPVALIALFQWGWSDQFIYLMVVYGIIQALDGNVLVPLLFSEAVNLHPVAIICAVLLFGGLWGFWGIFFAIPLATLFKAVLNAWPRIEPEPVQA; this is encoded by the coding sequence ATGGTCAAGGTTCTACGTGATTGGGTGCATCGCTATTTCTCCGACGAGCAGGCGGTGGTGCTGGCCGTGTTGCTGGTGCTCGGCTTCGGCATAGTGTTGACCCTGGGCGGCATGCTCGCTCCGGTGCTGACTGGCATGGTGCTGGCCTTTCTGATGCAGGGGCTGGTCAATGGCCTGGAACGCTTGAAAGTGCCGCAGGTGTTGGCTGTGTGGATCGTCTTCACCTTGTTCATGGGTGGGTTGGCGGTTTTCCTGCTTGTGCTGATGCCGCTGCTCTGGCAACAGCTAAGCACCCTGTTCAACGAGCTGCCACGCATGGCGGCGGAATGGCAGTCAATGTTCCTGCTGCTGCCGGAGCGTTACCCGAACCTGATCACCGATGCGCAGATCGTCCAGCTGATGGACAGCATGCGCGGCGAGACGGGCAAGATGGGCCAGTGGGCGCTGTCGTTCTCGCTGTCCAGCCTGCCAATGCTGATGAGCCTGATGATCTACCTGGTGCTGGTGCCGATCCTGGTGTTCTTCTTTCTCAAGGATCGCGAGCTGATCGGCCAGTGGTTTCGCGGTTACCTGCCGCGTGAAAGGGCGCTGATCACCCAGGTGGCGCAAGAGATGAACGAGCAGATCGCCAACTACATTCGTGGCAAGTTCATCGAGATCGTCGTCTGTGGCGTGGCGACCTACATCGCCTTTGCCTACCTGGGCCTCAACTACGCCGCGCTATTGGCGTTGCTGGTCGGCCTGTCGGTGGTGGTGCCGTATATCGGCGCAGTGGTGGTGACGGTACCGGTGGCGTTGATCGCGCTGTTCCAGTGGGGCTGGAGCGACCAGTTCATCTACCTGATGGTGGTCTACGGCATCATCCAGGCACTGGATGGCAACGTGCTGGTGCCGTTGCTGTTCTCCGAGGCCGTCAACCTGCATCCAGTGGCAATCATCTGTGCCGTGCTGCTGTTCGGTGGGTTGTGGGGTTTCTGGGGCATCTTCTTCGCCATTCCCCTGGCGACGTTGTTCAAGGCAGTGCTCAATGCCTGGCCGCGAATCGAGCCAGAGCCTGTACAAGCCTGA
- a CDS encoding sulfurtransferase TusA family protein, with protein sequence MTDVPAFDAELDACGLNCPLPLLKAKLELNRLASGAVLKVSATDAGSQRDFRAFASLAGHALLHEEVEAGVYRYWLRKA encoded by the coding sequence ATGACAGACGTACCGGCCTTCGATGCCGAACTGGACGCCTGCGGGCTCAACTGCCCGCTGCCCTTGCTCAAGGCCAAGCTCGAACTCAATCGCCTGGCCAGCGGCGCAGTGCTCAAGGTGAGCGCCACCGACGCCGGCTCGCAGCGCGATTTTCGGGCCTTTGCCAGCCTGGCCGGGCATGCCCTGCTGCATGAAGAAGTCGAGGCTGGCGTCTACCGTTATTGGCTACGCAAGGCATGA
- a CDS encoding M48 family metalloprotease — translation MTFLRPTLLTLACLFAAHTGASDLPSLGDASSSIVSPQQEHQLGRAWLGLLRGQVSQLDDPQLKGFVETSVYRLSETSQLQDRRLEFVLLNSPQLNAFAAPGGIVGVNGGLFLYAQTEAEYASVMAHELAHLSQRHFARGVEAQQRMQLPIMAAMLAGIVAAAAGAGDAGIAAIMSTQAAAIQEQRRFSRQNEQEADRIGLVNLEKAGYDPRAMPLMFERLMRQYRYDARPPEFLLTHPVSESRIADTRNRAEQYPAAGREDSLRYQLMRARVQLTYEETPGVAAKRFRAMLDENPNLDAARYGLVLAQMKSGQLAEAGQTLAPLLSKAPDDIVYNLAQIEIDMAANRLDATERRQQRLFTLYPNNYPLQQTHIDLLLKQQRVRDAERALDELLKTRPKDPDVWYQVAEVRGLSGNTIGLHQARAEYFALVGDYNQAIEQLDFAKRRASNNFQLASRIDARQRELTEEKRLVEQMLR, via the coding sequence ATGACTTTTCTGCGCCCTACCCTGTTGACGCTCGCCTGCCTGTTTGCCGCGCATACCGGCGCCAGTGATCTTCCGTCGCTGGGCGATGCCAGTTCCTCGATCGTCTCGCCGCAGCAGGAACACCAGCTCGGCCGCGCCTGGCTCGGCCTATTGCGTGGTCAGGTGTCGCAACTGGACGACCCGCAGCTCAAGGGCTTCGTCGAGACCAGCGTTTATCGCCTGTCGGAAACCAGTCAGTTGCAGGACCGTCGCCTGGAATTCGTTCTGCTCAACAGCCCGCAACTGAACGCCTTCGCCGCCCCCGGCGGGATCGTCGGGGTCAACGGTGGCCTGTTCCTCTATGCCCAGACCGAGGCCGAGTACGCCTCGGTGATGGCGCACGAACTGGCGCACTTGTCGCAGCGTCACTTCGCCCGTGGCGTCGAGGCCCAGCAACGCATGCAATTGCCGATCATGGCAGCCATGCTCGCCGGTATCGTCGCTGCCGCCGCTGGTGCAGGCGATGCCGGTATAGCGGCGATCATGTCCACCCAGGCCGCTGCGATTCAGGAGCAACGGCGTTTCTCCCGGCAGAACGAGCAGGAGGCCGACCGTATCGGCCTGGTCAACCTGGAAAAGGCCGGCTACGACCCACGCGCCATGCCGCTGATGTTCGAACGCCTGATGCGCCAGTACCGTTACGACGCACGGCCGCCGGAATTCCTACTGACTCACCCGGTGTCCGAATCGCGTATCGCCGATACCCGCAACCGCGCCGAGCAATACCCGGCGGCAGGTCGAGAGGACAGCCTGCGTTACCAGTTGATGCGCGCCCGTGTGCAACTGACCTATGAAGAGACACCAGGCGTCGCGGCCAAGCGCTTTCGTGCCATGCTCGACGAGAATCCCAATCTGGACGCTGCGCGCTACGGCCTGGTACTGGCGCAGATGAAATCCGGCCAGCTCGCCGAAGCCGGGCAGACTCTGGCGCCGCTGCTGAGCAAGGCGCCGGACGATATCGTCTACAACCTGGCGCAGATCGAAATCGATATGGCCGCCAACCGCCTGGACGCCACCGAACGCCGCCAGCAGCGCCTGTTCACCCTGTATCCCAACAACTACCCGCTGCAACAGACGCACATCGATCTGTTGCTCAAGCAGCAGCGCGTGCGCGACGCCGAGCGTGCGTTGGACGAACTGCTCAAGACCCGCCCCAAGGATCCCGATGTCTGGTATCAGGTCGCCGAGGTTCGCGGCCTGAGCGGCAACACCATAGGCCTGCACCAGGCGCGTGCTGAATACTTCGCTCTGGTCGGTGACTACAACCAGGCCATCGAACAGCTCGATTTCGCCAAGCGCCGCGCCAGCAACAACTTCCAGTTGGCTTCACGCATCGATGCACGTCAGCGTGAGCTGACCGAAGAGAAACGCCTGGTCGAGCAGATGCTGCGCTAA